One Salvelinus sp. IW2-2015 unplaced genomic scaffold, ASM291031v2 Un_scaffold5591, whole genome shotgun sequence DNA window includes the following coding sequences:
- the mrps33 gene encoding small ribosomal subunit protein mS33 — translation MTSLSSYAVRMARLSARIFGDVARPTDDKSMKVVRLFKEPPMAQKKEVYDWYPQHKIYYALTQKLRYMGLFRQKYQITFEKLVPGINSIN, via the exons ATGACCAGCCTGTCCAGCTACGCCGTACGTATGGCGCGTCTCAGCGCGCGTATCTTCGGGGATGTGGCGCGTCCTACGGACGACAAGTCCATGAAGGTGGTCCGGCTGTTCAAGGAGCCGCCCATGGCCCAGAAAAAGGAGGTGTATGACTGGTACCCTCAACACAAGATCTACTATGCCCTGACACAGAAGCTACGATACATGGGACTCTTCAG GCAGAAATATCAGATCACTTTTGAGAAACTGGTCCCTGGCATCAATTCCATCAACTGA